The following proteins are encoded in a genomic region of Primulina huaijiensis isolate GDHJ02 chromosome 3, ASM1229523v2, whole genome shotgun sequence:
- the LOC140972996 gene encoding exocyst complex component EXO70B1-like, whose amino-acid sequence MADNGEEKLIAIARQIAKSLGRTETMTDDIIKIFSNFDGRLREKLTEKLSEDDVERILNSLDRQISSFISSDRPIWSNSADSSAFLDSVDQLIAFIRDWTPLADDKNISSYLDRAEDLLQQSMFRLEDEFRILAERGADSFDLARGDSAHHQDYSDDEDDVSLEDDDNFIPVAQQVTDYDIIIDALPAGTIGDLHDIAKRMVVAGYVKECSHVYSTYRREFLEESFSRLGLQKLSIDEVQKMQWAQLEDEIEKWVKAINVALRILFPSERRLCDRIFLGFSSAADFSFMEVCRGSTIQLLNFADAVAIGSRAPERLFKVLDVYESVRDLMPEFELIFSDQYGIILRNEAITIWKRLGEAIRGVFMELENLIRRDPAKAAVPGGGVHPMTRYVMNYLRAACRSRRTLEQIFEESVGPQSGNFDYRKGDNRALSSSSSLAVRMEWIMEFLESNLEAKSKIYRDNTLSSVFMMNNSRYIVQKVKDNDLGTLLGDDWTRKHEAKIKQYHVNYQRGTWSKVLAVLKIDSNSLSPVAPKSLGDKLKLFNTYFEGICNAQSTWVIVDDHLGEELRASIRGSLIPAYQNFIGRLQAVVDFGKNGDRYIRYSTEDIEAHIRVLFQGSGGGRR is encoded by the coding sequence ATGGCAGATAACGGCGAGGAGAAACTGATAGCTATAGCTCGCCAGATAGCCAAGTCTCTTGGCCGTACGGAAACCATGACTGACGATATCATTAAGATATTTTCCAACTTCGATGGAAGATTGCGTGAGAAGCTGACGGAAAAGCTCTCCGAAGACGATGTAGAACGAATCCTCAACTCTCTTGACCGTCAGATCTCCAGTTTTATCTCCTCGGACCGACCCATATGGTCCAACTCTGCTGATTCTTCCGCTTTCCTTGATTCTGTCGACCAGTTAATTGCCTTCATCCGTGATTGGACACCTTTAGCCGATGACAAGAACATATCCTCTTACCTCGATCGCGCCGAGGATCTACTTCAGCAATCCATGTTCCGCTTGGAAGATGAGTTCAGAATCCTCGCCGAACGCGGCGCCGACTCATTCGACTTGGCTCGCGGCGACTCAGCTCATCATCAAGATTACTCCGACGACGAAGATGATGTTTCTCTGGAAGATGACGACAATTTCATTCCCGTGGCGCAGCAGGTCACGGATTACGACATAATAATCGACGCGCTTCCGGCGGGTACTATAGGAGACTTGCATGACATCGCGAAGAGGATGGTGGTGGCGGGGTACGTGAAGGAATGCTCCCACGTGTACAGCACCTACCGGAGGGAATTCTTGGAGGAGAGCTTTTCTAGACTGGGTCTGCAGAAGCTGAGCATCGACGAGGTTCAGAAAATGCAGTGGGCGCAGCTGGAAGATGAAATCGAGAAATGGGTCAAAGCCATTAATGTTGCTCTCCGGATTCTTTTTCCGAGCGAGCGCCGCCTATGTGATCGCATTTTCTTGGGGTTCTCCTCCGCTGCGGACTTTTCGTTCATGGAGGTGTGCAGAGGTTCTACAATTCAGCTCCTGAACTTTGCGGATGCTGTGGCTATAGGGAGTCGGGCACCTGAGAGGTTGTTCAAGGTGTTGGATGTTTATGAATCTGTGAGGGACTTGATGCCTgaatttgagttgattttttcTGATCAGTACGGTATAATTTTAAGAAATGAAGCCATCACTATCTGGAAAAGACTAGGGGAAGCTATCAGAGGTGTGTTTATGGAGTTGGAAAATTTGATCCGTCGGGACCCGGCTAAGGCTGCTGTTCCTGGCGGTGGAGTGCATCCCATGACTCGATACGTGATGAATTATCTCCGTGCTGCATGCCGATCTCGGCGGACCTTAGAACAGATTTTCGAGGAAAGTGTCGGGCCTCAGAGTGGCAATTTTGATTACAGGAAAGGGGACAATAGGGCTTTGTCATCGTCTTCAAGTCTAGCTGTTCGAATGGAATGGATTATGGAGTTTTTGGAGAGTAACCTAGAGGCTAAGTCCAAGATTTACCGGGACAACACATTGAGTTCTGTATTTATGATGAACAATAGTAGGTATATCGTACAGAAGGTGAAAGATAATGACTTGGGGACACTCTTAGGCGATGATTGGACAAGGAAACATGAGGCGAAAATAAAGCAATATCATGTGAACTATCAAAGAGGAACATGGAGCAAAGTTTTGGCTGTTCTTAAGATTGATAGTAACTCTCTGTCACCTGTAGCACCCAAGAGCTTAGGAGATAAGCTGAAGTTATTCAACACATACTTTGAGGGGATATGCAATGCTCAGTCGACATGGGTAATCGTGGATGATCATTTGGGAGAGGAGTTGAGGGCTTCGATTCGTGGGAGTTTAATCCCGGCATATCAGAATTTTATAGGAAGATTGCAGGCCGTAGTTGATTTTGGGAAAAATGGAGATAGATATATTAGGTATAGTACGGAGGATATTGAGGCTCATATTCGTGTGTTGTTTCAAGGTAGTGGCGGTGGAAGAAGATGA
- the LOC140974646 gene encoding uncharacterized protein, which produces MGNSLRCCLACVLPFGALDLIRIVHLNGYVEELSGPATAAQVLKNNPNHVLTKPSSQDVGRRILIMSPDSELKRGAIYFLIPSSSFPANVKNKKAAFGNSGKSSKKERIIGDDSREFSKKTEKRSSRKQKTSVGVWRPNLHSISED; this is translated from the coding sequence ATGGGAAATAGCTTAAGGTGTTGTTTGGCTTGCGTCCTTCCGTTCGGGGCACTGGACTTGATCCGGATAGTTCACTTGAACGGGTACGTGGAGGAGTTGTCGGGTCCAGCCACGGCGGCGCAGGTGCTGAAGAACAACCCGAATCAcgtcctgaccaagcccagttCCCAGGACGTGGGTCGTCGGATCTTGATCATGTCTCCCGACTCCGAGCTCAAACGGGGCGCCATTTACTTCCTGATACCTTCATCTTCTTTTCCCGCGAATGTCAAGAACAAGAAGGCGGCATTTGGCAACAGCGGGAAGAGTAGTAAAAAAGAGAGAATTATCGGCGACGATTCGCGTGAATTTTCAAAGAAAACGGAGAAGCGATCTTCCCGTAAACAGAAAACCAGTGTCGGGGTGTGGAGGCCTAATCTGCACAGCATATCCGAGGATTGA
- the LOC140972998 gene encoding probable WRKY transcription factor 26, with product MPNPSSPGILQASVNPGLYSVFMSSPNSFTSLLAADHHQQPTTGPAMNREIGGDRRGSGVPKFKSLPPPSLPISSPSAASPFSYFGMSPTEFLDSPVLLASSNILPSPTTGKFPNINWKSDSHRIYQQETKPEQNYSDFSFQPNTVSNGLIAWEYYQEPAKQDNLQPENNNLNSEFNPTQQIDQYNESSVSITENKRLDDGYNWRKYGQKQVKGSENPRSYYKCTHPNCPTKKKVERSLSGQITEIVYKGSHDHAKPQSVRRSSALASCSSTVSASSVVIQSQNEIPEQLSDGSVGAGKMDSSVTTPPENSSVSVGDDEFDYKRKYGGVELDEDEPDMKKWKSENASKNAGGMGSKTVREPRVVVQTKSDIDILIDGYRWRKYGQKVVKGNPNPRSYYKCTSPACPVRKHVERASHDSKSVITTYEGRHNHDVPAPRGGGSHALSRPVPYNPSNNVAMAVALPVGGGTAVDAEAPFTLEMLPSPSRSFRYSGFGNSMGSGIDLLQDNTLFSRAKDEPRDDIFLDSFLS from the exons ATGCCCAATCCATCTTCTCCAGGAATCTTGCAAGCCTCTGTAAATCCAGGATTGTATTCAGTTTTCATGTCTTCTCCCAACTCTTTCACCAGTCTTCTTGCCGCCGACCACCACCAGCAACCCACCACCGGCCCCGCCATGAACAGGGAAATTGGGGGGGACAGGAGAGGTTCTGGGGTGCCTAAGTTTAAGTCTCTGCCGCCTCCTTCTCTTCCCATATCGTCTCCTTCAGCCGCCTCTCCTTTCTCCTACTTCGGCATGAGCCCAACTGAGTTTCTTGATTCTCCGGTTCTGTTAGCTTCTTCTAAT ATTTTACCTTCTCCGACAACGGGAAAGTTTCCGAATATCAATTGGAAGAGTGATTCCCACAGAATATATCAGCAGGAGACTAAACCAGAACAGAACTACTCAGATTTCTCTTTTCAACCAAATACAGTCTCCAAT GGTTTGATTGCATGGGAATACTATCAAGAACCTGCTAAACAAGATAATTTACAACCAGAAAACAACAACTTGAATTCCGAATTCAATCCAACCCAGCAAATTGATCAATACAACGAATCATCAGTGTCGATAACGGAGAACAAGAGGTTGGATGACGGTTATAACTGGAGAAAATACGGGCAGAAACAAGTGAAAGGAAGTGAGAATCCTCGAAGTTATTACAAATGTACACATCCCAATTGCCCCACAAAGAAAAAAGTGGAAAGATCTTTATCTGGACAGATTACCGAAATTGTTTACAAAGGTTCTCATGATCATGCCAAGCCTCAGTCCGTTCGGAGATCGTCTGCTTTGGCATCATGTTCGTCCACTGTTTCGGCTTCTTCCGTGGTGATTCAGTCTCAAAACGAGATACCGGAGCAGCTGTCAGATGGTTCAGTTGGTGCAGGGAAAATGGATTCTTCGGTTACAACTCCACCTGAGAACTCATCGGTATCAGTTGGGGATGATGAATTCGACTATAAGAGAAAGTATGGTGGGGTAGAGCTTGATGAAGATGAACCTGATATGAAAAAATG GAAAAGTGAGAATGCAAGTAAAAATGCTGGTGGAATGGGGAGTAAGACGGTGAGAGAACCAAGAGTCGTAGTTCAAACTAAAAGTGATATCGATATACTAATTGATGGCTATAGATGGAGAAAGTATGGTCAGAAAGTGGTGAAGGGAAATCCCAATCCCAG GAGCTATTACAAGTGCACTAGTCCCGCCTGTCCGGTTAGAAAACACGTGGAACGAGCCTCACACGACTCAAAATCCGTGATAACAACGTACGAGGGGAGACACAACCACGATGTCCCAGCTCCTCGTGGCGGAGGTAGCCATGCCCTTAGCAGGCCGGTCCCTTATAATCCTAGCAATAATGTAGCCATGGCAGTGGCTTTGCCAGTAGGCGGTGGTACTGCGGTCGACGCTGAGGCACCTTTTACCTTGGAGATGCTGCCGAGTCCTTCCAGGAGCTTTAGATATTCAGGATTCGGGAATTCAATGGGTTCCGGTATCGATCTTTTGCAGGACAATACATTGTTTTCTAGAGCTAAGGATGAGCCGAGAGACGACATTTTCCTCGATTCATTTCTATCTTGA